A window of the Planktothrix tepida PCC 9214 genome harbors these coding sequences:
- a CDS encoding Tex family protein translates to MLNIPQILAQELSLKPFQVENALQLFSEGATIPFVARYRKELTGSLDEIQLRDLSERYTYLTELEDRKKSILDAIASQDKLTDELREKIENCLQKTELEDLYLPYKPKRRTRATVAKEKGLEPLAQFIANFNQPNSPTVALEGEAEKYISEEKGVKTVEDALNGASDILAEIVSEKANLRAYLREYLMNDGVFLSQVKEDYPEGTTKFEMYRQYRENVQDIKPHNLLALFRGEAEGILKVEIEFDDDFVQSYLESQEIKTKNPVIRKFYQPMLKDAFNRLMKTSLMSEVRSDRKAYADLESIKTFEANLRELLLASPAGMKPTLAIDPGFRTGCKVSVLSETGKFCEYHTIFPHQAEGQRQEAAKKVKQLIDKYNIELIAIGNGTAGRETDEFITEIIAKLDRKPIKVMVNESGASIYSASDVARQEFPDLDLTVRGAISIGRRLQDPLAELVKIDPKSIGVGQYQHDVDQKLLKKKLDDTVESCVNYVGVELNTASKELLTFVSGITPAVAQNIVNYRNENGAFKTRKELLKVAKLGPKAFQQAAGFLRIRGGVNPLDNTAVHPESYKVVEVMAKDLGISLNNISQFKDKIKSVKLDKYVTDTIGIPTLKDIINELEKPGRDPRAEFKYATFKEGIKEITDLKIGMELEGIVTNVVAFGAFVDIGVHQDGLVHISQIADQFVDDPNKFVKVGQVVKVRVMEVNEKLKRISLTMKL, encoded by the coding sequence ATGCTCAATATTCCCCAAATTCTCGCTCAAGAACTGTCTCTTAAACCCTTTCAAGTAGAAAACGCGCTACAATTGTTTTCTGAGGGAGCAACGATTCCGTTTGTGGCGCGATACCGGAAAGAACTCACCGGGTCTTTAGATGAAATTCAACTGCGAGATCTTTCAGAACGTTATACCTATTTAACGGAATTAGAAGACCGGAAAAAAAGCATTTTAGACGCGATCGCATCTCAAGATAAACTCACCGATGAACTGCGAGAAAAAATCGAAAATTGTTTACAAAAAACGGAATTAGAAGATTTATATTTACCTTATAAACCTAAACGACGAACTCGCGCGACTGTTGCGAAAGAAAAAGGATTAGAACCTCTCGCTCAATTTATTGCTAATTTTAATCAACCTAATTCCCCGACGGTTGCGTTAGAAGGGGAAGCCGAAAAATATATTTCTGAAGAAAAAGGTGTGAAAACCGTTGAAGATGCCTTAAATGGAGCCTCTGATATTTTAGCAGAAATTGTGTCTGAGAAAGCGAATTTACGAGCGTATTTGAGAGAATATTTAATGAATGATGGGGTATTTTTATCCCAGGTGAAAGAAGATTACCCCGAAGGAACGACTAAGTTTGAAATGTACCGTCAATATAGAGAAAATGTACAGGATATTAAGCCTCATAATTTATTAGCTTTATTTCGGGGAGAAGCGGAAGGAATCTTAAAAGTCGAGATAGAATTTGATGATGATTTTGTACAGTCTTATTTAGAATCTCAGGAAATTAAAACGAAAAATCCGGTGATTCGCAAATTTTATCAACCGATGTTAAAAGATGCTTTTAATCGGTTAATGAAAACGTCCTTAATGAGTGAAGTCAGAAGCGATCGCAAAGCCTACGCTGATTTAGAATCCATTAAAACCTTTGAAGCCAATTTAAGAGAATTATTACTCGCCTCACCGGCGGGAATGAAACCCACTTTAGCCATTGACCCAGGGTTTAGAACCGGATGTAAAGTTTCAGTTTTATCCGAAACCGGAAAATTCTGTGAATATCATACGATTTTCCCTCATCAAGCAGAAGGTCAACGTCAAGAAGCCGCGAAAAAAGTTAAACAATTAATCGATAAATATAATATTGAATTAATCGCCATTGGAAATGGAACCGCCGGACGAGAAACCGATGAATTTATAACCGAAATTATCGCTAAATTAGACCGAAAACCGATTAAAGTTATGGTGAATGAATCTGGTGCATCGATTTATTCTGCGAGTGATGTAGCGCGACAAGAATTCCCTGATTTAGACTTAACAGTACGGGGTGCAATTAGTATCGGACGACGGTTACAAGATCCGTTAGCAGAATTAGTTAAAATTGATCCAAAATCCATAGGAGTTGGACAATATCAACATGATGTCGATCAAAAATTATTAAAGAAAAAACTGGATGATACGGTTGAAAGTTGTGTGAACTATGTGGGAGTGGAATTAAATACCGCGTCAAAAGAATTATTAACCTTTGTTTCAGGAATTACCCCAGCAGTGGCGCAGAATATTGTCAATTATCGTAATGAAAATGGAGCCTTTAAAACCCGTAAGGAACTGTTAAAAGTGGCAAAATTAGGCCCTAAAGCCTTTCAACAGGCGGCAGGATTTTTAAGAATCCGAGGGGGGGTTAATCCTTTAGATAATACCGCCGTTCATCCCGAAAGTTATAAGGTGGTGGAAGTCATGGCGAAAGATTTAGGCATTTCCTTAAATAATATTAGCCAATTTAAGGATAAAATTAAATCCGTTAAACTGGATAAATATGTTACTGATACCATTGGAATTCCAACTTTAAAAGACATTATTAACGAACTTGAAAAACCGGGACGAGACCCCCGTGCGGAGTTCAAATATGCCACGTTTAAAGAAGGGATTAAAGAAATAACGGATTTAAAAATCGGTATGGAATTAGAAGGAATTGTCACGAATGTAGTTGCGTTTGGTGCATTTGTTGATATTGGAGTGCATCAAGATGGGTTAGTTCATATTTCTCAAATCGCAGATCAATTTGTCGATGATCCGAATAAATTTGTTAAAGTGGGTCAAGTGGTGAAAGTGCGGGTGATGGAAGTTAATGAGAAGTTAAAACGGATTAGCTTAACGATGAAATTGTAG
- a CDS encoding ABC transporter ATP-binding protein codes for MIRTQVSEAKSTISPNQAAYYSPNARIKPIGIQACRVEMAYKSGRQTVQVLQNINLEVEQGDIQLLMGPSGSGKTTLLSIIAGLLTPTAGRVFLLGEEITKLSRTQLAEFRLHNIGFIFQGFNLFPALTALENVELALHLKGMGKRNAREEAKTRLEQVGLGDKIHLLPQDLSGGQKQRVAVARALAGDPPLIMADEPTAALDSSSGRGVIDLLKTLAKQGETTVLMVTHDPRIMDVADSILTLEDGRIKN; via the coding sequence ATGATACGCACTCAAGTTAGCGAGGCAAAATCCACTATATCTCCCAATCAGGCTGCATACTATTCACCAAATGCTAGAATTAAGCCGATTGGAATTCAAGCTTGTCGTGTTGAAATGGCTTATAAATCGGGGCGGCAAACGGTTCAAGTGCTGCAAAATATTAATTTAGAAGTCGAACAAGGGGATATTCAACTGTTGATGGGGCCGAGTGGTTCGGGAAAAACAACATTGCTATCTATTATTGCCGGACTCTTGACACCGACGGCGGGACGAGTGTTTTTATTGGGTGAAGAAATTACAAAATTGTCTCGGACTCAATTGGCAGAGTTTCGGTTACATAATATTGGGTTTATTTTCCAAGGATTTAATTTATTTCCCGCTTTAACCGCTTTAGAAAATGTGGAATTAGCTCTGCATCTTAAAGGAATGGGCAAAAGAAATGCCAGAGAAGAAGCGAAAACACGTTTAGAACAAGTGGGTTTAGGAGATAAAATTCATCTGTTACCCCAAGATTTATCGGGAGGTCAAAAACAACGGGTTGCTGTGGCGCGAGCATTAGCAGGAGACCCCCCATTAATTATGGCTGATGAACCCACCGCAGCCTTAGATTCGAGTAGTGGTCGGGGTGTAATTGATCTGTTAAAAACCTTGGCCAAACAAGGAGAGACAACGGTATTAATGGTGACCCATGACCCCCGAATTATGGATGTAGCTGATAGCATTTTGACGTTAGAAGATGGCAGAATTAAAAATTAA
- the petJ gene encoding cytochrome c6 PetJ: protein MLKQLLLILLLTLTLILSPVYFPALAVNLDTGAKIFEAQCVGCHGGGGNIVRRGKTLKKKALERNHVNTLEAISALVTNGKNNMSAYKDRLTDAEIQAVSAYVLEQAEKNWKK, encoded by the coding sequence ATGCTAAAACAATTACTCCTAATATTATTATTAACCTTAACCTTAATTCTAAGTCCTGTTTATTTCCCAGCATTAGCTGTTAATCTGGATACGGGAGCGAAAATATTTGAAGCGCAATGTGTGGGATGTCATGGGGGAGGAGGAAATATTGTCCGACGAGGAAAAACTTTAAAGAAAAAAGCTTTAGAACGCAATCATGTTAATACTTTAGAAGCAATTTCAGCGTTAGTTACTAATGGCAAAAATAATATGTCTGCTTACAAAGATCGTTTAACAGATGCAGAAATTCAAGCGGTTTCTGCTTATGTTTTAGAACAGGCGGAAAAGAATTGGAAAAAATAG
- a CDS encoding GNAT family N-acetyltransferase, whose product MNSLIIKPYEGQKDWSAIFNLFQACQTVDHLTEDESLADLKLGLSSPTVNPEKDIRLWTDVKGQLLGLVGIEPQASKIGIDGYFGLYIHPSVRSSNLGKQMMRWCESRIREIGQQKRQPVQLRTYSLEQQTEQNQLLKQRGFKVDRQFITMAKSLEYPVSIPELPSGFKLSYIQGKQDLSAWVDLFNESFIDHWDHHELTLEQAEYWQNQPIYQPELDLVAVAPNGTFAAFCRCHLNSDQIGWIEWLGTRRTFRKLGLGKTILLAGLSQLQKAGVTTAKLSVDADSLTGATKLYQSVDFKPVTPWFSWVKPLSRQNLSQLFPQQATA is encoded by the coding sequence ATGAATTCTTTAATCATTAAACCCTACGAAGGTCAAAAAGATTGGTCTGCAATTTTTAATTTATTTCAAGCCTGTCAAACCGTTGATCATCTCACAGAAGATGAAAGTTTAGCAGACTTAAAATTAGGACTCTCTTCTCCAACGGTTAACCCCGAAAAAGATATCCGTCTTTGGACAGATGTAAAAGGTCAACTTTTGGGATTAGTTGGAATTGAACCTCAAGCCTCTAAAATTGGAATTGATGGATATTTTGGATTGTATATTCATCCTAGTGTCCGATCCAGCAATTTAGGCAAACAAATGATGCGGTGGTGTGAAAGCCGTATTCGAGAAATCGGACAACAAAAAAGACAACCTGTACAACTGCGAACCTACAGTTTAGAACAACAAACCGAACAAAATCAGTTACTCAAACAACGAGGTTTTAAAGTAGATCGGCAGTTTATTACGATGGCGAAATCCTTAGAATATCCTGTATCTATTCCCGAACTTCCATCCGGTTTTAAATTATCTTATATTCAGGGTAAACAAGACCTTTCAGCTTGGGTTGATTTGTTTAATGAATCCTTTATTGACCATTGGGATCATCATGAATTAACCCTAGAACAAGCCGAATATTGGCAAAATCAACCGATTTATCAACCTGAATTAGATTTAGTTGCAGTTGCACCGAATGGAACATTTGCGGCTTTTTGTAGATGTCACTTAAATTCTGATCAAATTGGTTGGATTGAATGGTTAGGAACACGACGAACATTTAGGAAATTAGGATTAGGAAAAACCATCCTTTTGGCAGGTTTATCTCAACTACAGAAAGCGGGTGTAACCACTGCCAAACTAAGCGTTGATGCTGATAGTTTAACAGGGGCAACAAAGCTCTATCAATCGGTTGATTTTAAACCCGTAACCCCCTGGTTTTCCTGGGTAAAACCCCTATCCCGTCAAAATCTCAGCCAACTTTTCCCCCAACAAGCTACTGCTTAA
- a CDS encoding YidH family protein → MLNPQNGVYEEKFSRDIESMNQEQKIDRQREHQANERTFLAWLRTSISLIALGFAIARFSLFLRQLQTSFTEKIPPSHPIFNSDNMGIILVITGMMITVIAAWNYNQVFWQIEQANYKPNRLLIWMMTVIVIILGLMSLPLFFRRDLPRKTVSNSLNLQNQNTLPFITKVLINLRY, encoded by the coding sequence ATGCTTAATCCCCAAAATGGAGTTTATGAAGAAAAATTTTCAAGAGATATAGAATCTATGAATCAAGAACAAAAAATTGATCGTCAGCGAGAACATCAAGCCAATGAACGGACATTTTTAGCTTGGTTAAGAACATCTATTTCCTTAATTGCTTTGGGTTTTGCGATCGCTCGATTTAGTTTGTTTTTACGTCAATTACAAACCTCATTTACCGAAAAAATTCCCCCTAGTCATCCTATTTTTAATTCTGATAATATGGGGATTATTTTAGTCATTACTGGAATGATGATTACTGTAATTGCAGCTTGGAATTATAATCAAGTTTTTTGGCAAATTGAACAAGCCAATTATAAACCAAACCGTTTATTAATTTGGATGATGACAGTGATTGTGATTATTTTAGGATTAATGAGTTTACCATTATTTTTCCGTCGAGATTTACCCCGGAAAACTGTTTCCAACTCTTTAAATCTGCAAAATCAAAATACATTACCCTTTATTACTAAAGTTCTAATCAATCTTCGATATTAG
- a CDS encoding FtsX-like permease family protein produces MASLARKNLFEDIPRFLVAQAGIMFAVSLVTIQNGILTGFIRSSSILIDHSKADIWIASKDMIHLELTMPISLERVTQAQTVSGVEQAEAFIFRNARWRDPVENKIHAVTVVGSDPEGELFSPWNIIKGDINALKQPYTIMVDESKLDALKLKNIGDIAKLGGLEAKLGGITQGTQSIVSNSFVFTSLKNANAYVNSPVKTQTRCQVQDNEDFQCTQSYEDQSSNQKSTDIPPPRALNLADPITYVLIKAKPGQDLTQLKQKLDDALPDDVQVLTREEMSTVMRTFWQKRTGVGFVLSLGAAVGVLVGMVVVGQILYSSVTDHLKEFGTLKAMGASDWVIYGIILEQALWMAVLGYIPGMALCLGVASWAGATQGILILITPLSALGVFGLTVAMCTGSAFFAIQKVTKVDPAIVFKA; encoded by the coding sequence ATGGCTTCTCTTGCTCGAAAAAACCTATTTGAGGATATTCCCCGTTTTTTGGTGGCTCAAGCTGGGATTATGTTTGCTGTCAGTTTAGTTACCATTCAAAATGGGATTTTAACCGGGTTTATTCGGTCTTCCTCGATATTAATTGATCACTCGAAAGCGGATATTTGGATCGCTTCTAAAGATATGATTCATTTAGAGTTAACGATGCCCATTTCTTTAGAACGAGTCACCCAAGCTCAGACGGTTTCTGGTGTTGAACAAGCCGAAGCTTTTATTTTTAGAAATGCGCGTTGGCGCGATCCTGTAGAAAATAAAATTCATGCGGTAACAGTCGTGGGTTCTGATCCAGAAGGGGAATTATTTTCCCCCTGGAATATTATTAAAGGAGATATCAATGCTTTAAAACAACCCTATACGATTATGGTTGATGAGAGTAAATTAGACGCTCTCAAACTTAAAAATATCGGTGATATTGCCAAACTCGGAGGATTAGAAGCCAAATTAGGGGGAATTACGCAAGGAACTCAATCTATTGTGAGCAATAGTTTTGTGTTCACCTCGTTAAAAAATGCTAATGCTTATGTTAATAGTCCTGTAAAAACTCAAACCCGGTGTCAAGTCCAAGATAATGAGGATTTTCAATGTACTCAAAGTTATGAAGATCAATCCTCTAATCAAAAATCTACCGATATTCCACCACCAAGAGCCTTAAATTTAGCTGATCCGATCACCTATGTTTTAATTAAGGCAAAACCCGGTCAAGATTTAACTCAACTGAAGCAAAAACTAGACGATGCTTTACCTGATGATGTTCAAGTTTTGACCCGTGAAGAAATGTCTACGGTAATGCGAACCTTTTGGCAAAAACGCACAGGGGTTGGGTTTGTTCTCAGTTTAGGGGCGGCGGTAGGAGTGTTAGTCGGGATGGTGGTGGTCGGACAAATTCTTTATTCCTCCGTGACTGACCACTTAAAGGAATTTGGAACCCTGAAGGCGATGGGTGCATCCGACTGGGTGATCTACGGCATTATTTTAGAACAGGCCCTCTGGATGGCTGTTTTAGGGTATATTCCAGGTATGGCACTGTGTTTAGGTGTAGCGTCCTGGGCTGGCGCGACTCAAGGTATTTTGATTTTAATTACCCCTTTATCTGCTTTGGGGGTATTCGGGTTAACCGTTGCGATGTGTACGGGATCGGCATTTTTCGCCATTCAGAAAGTTACTAAGGTTGATCCAGCAATTGTATTTAAAGCTTGA
- a CDS encoding DUF29 domain-containing protein, producing the protein MEKLSQYQSLYEKDYYLWLQKTSEILDTRQLNQLDIDNLKAEIKNLKFNVKENLKTRLKTLIGNLLKLKYWTSEKEYNARGWLNNVIEQRLKIELSLEDSPSLRTLLDEIFLDCYDQARTDTLKTHQLPRDLFPLKTPFSLEDILNSDYLP; encoded by the coding sequence ATGGAAAAGCTATCTCAATATCAATCTCTCTATGAAAAAGATTATTATCTCTGGCTACAAAAAACTTCAGAAATCTTAGATACTCGTCAACTTAATCAACTAGATATTGATAATTTAAAAGCAGAAATTAAAAATTTAAAATTCAATGTTAAAGAAAACTTAAAAACCAGATTAAAAACATTAATTGGAAATTTGTTAAAATTAAAATATTGGACAAGCGAAAAAGAATATAATGCCAGAGGATGGCTCAATAACGTTATAGAACAACGATTAAAAATTGAATTATCCTTAGAAGATAGCCCAAGTTTAAGGACATTGTTAGATGAAATATTCCTCGATTGTTATGACCAAGCTAGAACCGATACTTTAAAAACTCATCAGTTACCTCGTGATTTATTTCCTCTCAAAACTCCTTTTTCCTTAGAAGATATTCTTAATTCTGATTATTTACCCTAA
- a CDS encoding esterase-like activity of phytase family protein translates to MRILLSCLLLISTLISFLIFSTSSVAISTVIDLIGQVTLPTGLLYNNTEVGGLSGITYNPEQQVYYAISDDPSDKNKARFYTLKIDLSSGYLSETGVSVVGATTLLTETGKPFPKNSLDPEGIAFFKNSVFIASEGNLYQNISPFIQEFSRDGKILRSLPIPEKFFDGNGNQNQGVRSNLAFESLTVTPDKAYLFTANENALIQDGGIANLDQKSPCRILRYNLQTNQPDREFLYITDPLANSSFIAEQYNRQGLVDLLAIDESHLISLERSFSLGLGYTIKLFLVSLEKADTIQDLPSLKATNSEIIPAEKTLLLNLSRLNIAVDNIEGLTWGSPLPEAGRSLILISDNNFTTLQTTQIIALRLNHLTVVSPSGL, encoded by the coding sequence ATGAGAATTTTATTATCTTGTCTGCTGTTAATCTCAACCTTAATTTCCTTTTTAATATTTAGCACATCTAGTGTGGCGATTTCAACAGTAATTGATTTAATTGGACAAGTCACTTTACCGACAGGATTACTCTATAATAACACAGAAGTTGGTGGTTTATCAGGCATTACTTATAATCCTGAACAACAAGTTTATTATGCTATATCCGATGATCCCAGTGATAAAAATAAAGCCCGATTTTATACTCTCAAAATTGATTTAAGTTCCGGTTACCTTTCAGAAACAGGGGTGAGTGTAGTCGGGGCTACCACACTATTAACAGAAACGGGAAAACCCTTTCCTAAAAATAGCCTTGATCCTGAAGGAATTGCGTTTTTTAAAAATAGTGTTTTTATTGCTTCAGAAGGTAACCTTTATCAAAATATTTCCCCTTTTATTCAAGAATTTTCCAGGGACGGCAAAATATTGAGAAGTTTACCAATTCCTGAAAAGTTTTTTGATGGAAATGGAAATCAAAACCAAGGTGTTCGTTCTAATTTAGCCTTTGAAAGTTTAACGGTGACACCCGATAAGGCTTATTTGTTTACCGCGAATGAAAACGCCTTAATTCAAGATGGAGGAATAGCGAATTTAGATCAGAAAAGTCCTTGTCGAATTTTGCGATATAATTTGCAAACCAATCAACCGGATCGAGAGTTTTTGTATATTACTGATCCTTTAGCAAATTCTTCTTTTATAGCCGAACAATATAACAGACAAGGTTTAGTCGATTTATTAGCTATTGATGAATCTCATTTAATTAGTTTAGAACGATCTTTTTCTTTAGGCTTAGGATATACCATAAAATTATTTCTAGTTTCTTTAGAAAAAGCGGATACTATTCAAGATTTGCCCAGTTTAAAAGCAACAAATTCTGAGATTATACCCGCAGAAAAAACTTTATTGTTGAATTTAAGCCGTTTAAATATTGCAGTTGATAATATTGAAGGATTAACTTGGGGTTCTCCCTTACCCGAAGCAGGGCGATCGCTAATTTTAATCAGTGATAATAATTTTACAACTCTACAAACAACTCAAATCATAGCATTAAGACTGAATCATCTAACAGTAGTAAGCCCTTCAGGGCTTTGA